From the genome of Bartonella sp. M0283:
TCGGCACCAACAACAATGCCGTAAGATGGCATCAAACTTGTGACGGTGACAACGAAAAGCTCGCCACCGGTTTTCTTCGCAAGCTCGACGGCTGCATCAACGCCACGGCCAGCAAGTTCTGAACCATCCGTTGCTACAAGAATACGTTCATACATATCTGTTTCCTTCCCTCTTCAATTCGGACTTATGCCCTGACACGCAGATAAGAACTAACTCACTCCGCTTCAATATTCTTGGAGCTGTAGTTTAACCAATATATACTATATTTCTATAGAGCACGCATCATGATCGGCAAAAAAACATTTGTTCACAGGCAAATCGTTTTTTAATTCCAATTCGGATAGGGACTTTCGCATCAACTTATATGTTATCGATCATATTTTTATGCGATTTTGAATTTTTTAAGCTATAGAGTTAGTAAGCTTTATCACTCGATTGGTAAGAGACAGGTTCTAAAGGAACCGCAAACAAAAAGACAAGTCCGATTTGGATCATTTGATATGCATAAGATATTGGGTATATCCACCCTTTTTGTAATGTTTTTTATAAGCCTGACGTCTGTTCGGGCCAATCCTTATATATCCGTTGATGTTGCAACCGGCCGTATTCTTGCTCAAAATGACGCATTCGACCGATGGTATCCTGCTTCACTCACAAAGATGATGACAGCCTATGTCACTTTCCGCGCTCTTCATAATGGTGATGTTACGCCTGAAACAAGAGTAACCGTAAGTGCCGCGGCTGCAAAACTTCCGCCCAGCCATTCGGGATATAAGCCTGGTTCTGTTCTTGATCTCGACACTGCCTTGTCGATCACTCTGGTAAAATCTACCAATGATCTTGCAACAGCAATTGCCGAAACAGTGGGCGGCTCGGAACAAGCTTTTGTTGTTCGTATGAATGCAGAAGCCCAGCGCCTTGGTATGTTCGGAACACATTTTGCCAATGCCAATGGCCTTCCCAATCCGGACAATTATTCAACAGCTCGTGACCTTGCCGTTCTGGCGGTACAGATCCGTCGCGAATTTCCGCAATATGCCCATTATTTTTCTATTCCTGCGATCGATTTCGGGGGCGGGCGTAAAGTCGAACAAAATTCGAATAATCTGATTGGTCGTTTTTCCGGCGCCGATGGCATGAAAACCGGTTTCATCTGCGCATCCGGATTTAATCTTGTTGCATCGGCAACCCGCAACAAGCGCACAATTATCGCCGTTGTTCTTGGTGCCGATCGTATCGACCAACGTGAAGCTCTGGCCGCCAAACTTTTGAATGACGGTTTTGCCAATCAAGGCTCGTCACAAAAGACACTTGCAACTTTGCAGCCTTATGGAACGAAACTCACACAGGTGAGCGATATCAAAGACAGAATATGCAATGATGACGCATGGAAAGCACGTATGCAGCATCGTGATGAAAAAGGAAAAGTCATTTTTGACTCGCCTTATATTTCAGCTCAGCCGCTTGATGTAACGCCGTTGCAAGTGCGGCTGATTTCGGCACCGGCGCCTGCAAAACCGGGTGAAATACCGGCCTGGAAAATTCCGGTTCCCACCCCTCGTCCCCAATCAATGGATGCACAATGACGAATTCGATGAACCGCATCGCTGTTACAATTTTTACCGGTTTTCTGGGGTCGGGAAAAACCACTTTGCTTAACCGCGTTCTGAAAGACCCATTGCTCACCGATACAGCTGTTATTGTCAACGAATTCGGCGAGGTAGGAATTGATAATCTTCTCGTTGAACAAGCTGATGATGGCGTTATCGAATTATCTAATGGCTGTCTTTGCTGTACAATGCGCGGCCAGCTTGTCGATAGTCTTGCAAGTCTCGTCGACCGGCTTCAAACAGGTCGTATCAAAAGTTTGAAGCATGTGGTTATTGAAACAACCGGTCTTGCTGATCCGGCACCCATTCTGCAAGCTTTGTTAGGCCATCCGGCAATGGTTCAATCTTTTGCCATAGACGGGGTTATTACCACTGTCGATGCGGTCAATGGACTGGAAACTCTGGCACGGCATAAAGAGGCACGCAATCAGGTTGCATTCGCCGACCGGATTGTTCTTACCAAAACCGATCTTGTTGCTGATAAAAAAACGCTCGAACTATTGATGAGAGAGCTCGGCAAACTTAATCCCACAGCCGAAATTCTCTATTCCGGTGCGGCCCATTGCCCGCCTTCGGCGCTCGTCAATATCGGCGTTTTCGATTTGAGCAAGAAAGCGCCGGATATCAAAAACTGGCTTGGCAAAGAAGAGGAACACGAGCACCATCATCACCATCATGATGTCAATCGTCATTCCGATACGATTCATGCGTTTTCTCTCACCCATGACAAACCCATTCCCTATTTTGCACTGGAAGCTTTTATAGATCTTTTGCGCGCCAATCACGGGGCAAAAATGTTGCGCATGAAAGGCATTGTCGAGCTTGAGGAAGATCCGTCACGTCCGGTTGTTATCCACGGTGTCCAGACCTTGTTCCATCCGCCGGTTCGTCTGTCCAAATGGCCGGAAGGCCGTCATGAAACGCGGCTTGTTATGATTACCGACGGGATAGATGAAACGACAGTGCGGGAAATGTTTGATGCTTTTTTGGGAAAACCTGTGCTCGATAAGGCTGACCGGGCAGCAATGACAGATAATC
Proteins encoded in this window:
- a CDS encoding D-alanyl-D-alanine carboxypeptidase family protein, whose protein sequence is MHKILGISTLFVMFFISLTSVRANPYISVDVATGRILAQNDAFDRWYPASLTKMMTAYVTFRALHNGDVTPETRVTVSAAAAKLPPSHSGYKPGSVLDLDTALSITLVKSTNDLATAIAETVGGSEQAFVVRMNAEAQRLGMFGTHFANANGLPNPDNYSTARDLAVLAVQIRREFPQYAHYFSIPAIDFGGGRKVEQNSNNLIGRFSGADGMKTGFICASGFNLVASATRNKRTIIAVVLGADRIDQREALAAKLLNDGFANQGSSQKTLATLQPYGTKLTQVSDIKDRICNDDAWKARMQHRDEKGKVIFDSPYISAQPLDVTPLQVRLISAPAPAKPGEIPAWKIPVPTPRPQSMDAQ
- a CDS encoding GTP-binding protein; protein product: MTNSMNRIAVTIFTGFLGSGKTTLLNRVLKDPLLTDTAVIVNEFGEVGIDNLLVEQADDGVIELSNGCLCCTMRGQLVDSLASLVDRLQTGRIKSLKHVVIETTGLADPAPILQALLGHPAMVQSFAIDGVITTVDAVNGLETLARHKEARNQVAFADRIVLTKTDLVADKKTLELLMRELGKLNPTAEILYSGAAHCPPSALVNIGVFDLSKKAPDIKNWLGKEEEHEHHHHHHDVNRHSDTIHAFSLTHDKPIPYFALEAFIDLLRANHGAKMLRMKGIVELEEDPSRPVVIHGVQTLFHPPVRLSKWPEGRHETRLVMITDGIDETTVREMFDAFLGKPVLDKADRAAMTDNPLAIPGFKF